GTCGTCAAGCACGGCAACCGCGCCGCGTCCTCCGCCTCCGGCTCCTCCGACGTGCTGGAGAAGCTCGGCATCAATCTGCATCTGACCCCGCAGCGGGTCGCCGAGGTCGCCGAGGAAGCCGGCATCACCATCTGCTTCGCGGTGAAGTTCCACCCGGCGCTGCGGCACGTCGCCGCCGCGCGCGGCCAGCTGGGGATCCGCACGACCTTCAACGTCCTCGGCCCGCTGACCAACCCGGCCAAGGTACGGGCCCAGGCCGTCGGCGTCGCCGACGCACGCATGGCGCCGATCGTGGCCGGGGTCTTCGCCGAGCGCGGCAACTCCGCCCTGGTCTTCCGCGGCGACGACGGCCTGGACGAGCTGACGACCACCTCCACCTCCCGGGTGTGGGTCGTCCGCGGCGGCACGGTCACCGAGGAGCGCTTCGACCCGCGGGACGTGGGCATCGACCTCGTACCCCTGGAGGCGCTGCGCGGCGCGGACGCCTCGTTCAACGCCGACGTGGCCCGGCGGCTGCTCGCGGGGGAGACCGGGCCCGTACGGGACGCGGTGCTCCTCAACACCGCGGCCGCGCTCACCGCGCTCGAACCGGGCGAGGGCACCCTCGTGGAGCAGCTGCGGGCCGGCATCGCGAAGGGCGCCGAGGCGATCGACTCAGGGGCGGCCCGCCGGGCCCTGGAGCGCTGGATCGCCGCCAGCAACGCGTAGTTCGCCCCCAAGGCCCCGGTCCAGCATGCGGACCGGGGTCTTGCGCATCGGCGATCATGTGGCAGGATGCATGCCAGGTCATGAGTGACAGCTACGAAGCCCCGGCTTGCTGTCCGGCAACCCTCCGTCCGTGGCGGGGTGCCCCGGGTGAAGACCAGGCCGTAGACAGCAAGGTCTACGGCAAGCGCGGGCCCCTCGACACACCAGGGGTCCTGGTCTCTCGAGGAGCTTTTTCCGTGAGCAAGCGAATGCGATAGGGCGAATCCGCCCCTACTTCACCCTCGGATCAGGGTCACTTTCGCGTACCCCCATGTCTTCCGAGGCATCACCCGTACCCCGCCGTGTCCGGCCGCGTACGGGATCACCGAAGCCATTCCGCACCGCCCGCCGGGAGATACCGCCATGTCCGCATACCCGAACGCCGCCGTCGACACCGCCGCCGTCGAGACCTCCGTCGAGGTCTCCGGCTCCGAGTCCGCCGACCCCTGCTGCGCCGCCCCGCTGCCCGTCCTCGGCCGGGACGTCACCGTCCCGCTCGTCACCGGCGGCGAAGTGACCTACGCGGCGCTCGACTACGCCGCCAGCGCCCCGGCGCTCCAGCGGGTGTGGGACGACGTCGCCGCGTACGCCCCCTACTACGGCAGCGTCCACCGCGGCGCCGGCTACCTCTCCCAGCTCTCCACCGACCTCTTCGAGAACAGCCGCGTCACCGTCGCCGAGTTCCTCGACTGCCGCCCCGGCGACCAGGTCGTCTTCACCCGCTCCACCACCGACTCGCTCAACCTGCTCGCCCGAGCCGTCCCGGCCGGTTGCGAGGTCTTCGTCTTCGAGACCGAACACCACGCCTCGCTCCTTCCGTGGCAGGACGCCCGCGTCACCTACCTCAACGCGCCGCGCACCCCGGCGCAGGCCGTCGAGACCCTGGAGCGGGCGCTCGCCGACCGTGACCCGTACGGCCCCGCCCTGGTCTGCGTCACCGGCGCGTCGAACGTCACCGGTGAACTGTGGCCGGTGAAGGAGCTCGCCGCCGCCGCGCACGCCCACGGCGCCCGGATCGTGCTCGACGCCGCCCAGCTCGCGCCCCACCACCCCGTCTCCGTACAGGAGTTGGACGTGGACTGGGTCGCCTTCTCCGGACACAAGCTGTACGCGCCCTTCGGCTCGGGCGTCCTCGCGGGCCGCTCCGACTGGCTCCAGGACGCCGAGCCGTACCTCGCCGGCGGCGGCGCCTCCCGCACGGTGGCGCGCCGGGCCGACGGCGGCGTGGACGTCGAGTGGCACACCACCGCCGCCCGCCACGAGGCCGGCTCCCCGAACGTCATCGGCGTCTACTCCATCGCCTCCGCCTGCAAGGCGCTCACCGAGGCGGGCTTCGACCAGCTGGTCGCCCGCGAGCAGCACCTGATCGACACGGTGCGCGCGGGCCTCGCCGAGGTTCCCGAGGTCAAGGTGCTCTCGCTCTTCGGCGACGACGCGCCCCGCGTGGGCGTCATCTCCTTCGTCGTGGAGGGCTGGAACAGCTCCCACTTCGCCGCCGCGCTCTCCGCCGAGTACGGCATCGGCGTCCGCGACGGCCTGTTCTGCGCCCACCCGCTGGTCCGCACCCTGCTCGGCAGCGACCCGCAGGACCCGGGCGAGTGCGGCGCCCCCGAGGCCGCGCCCGGCGAGCGTTCGCTCAACGCCATCCGGGTGAGCTTCGGCGCCGGTACGCCGGACGAGCACGTGGAGCGGTTCGTCGGCGCCGTGAAGGAGCTCGTCCGGGACGGCGCGCAGTGGAAGTACCGCACCGAGGACGGCCGCTGCGTCCCGGACCGCGGCTGACCAGTCACTCGTACGGGTGAAGGGGGCCTCCCGAGCGGGAGACCCCCTTCACCCGTGACGCGTGCGCGGCCTCAGGACTCCAGGCCGATGGCGAAGGCCGCCTCCAGGTCGTGCTGGGAGTACGTACGGAACGCCACGTGCGTGTCCGTGGCCTCGACGCCGGGGATCTTGCTGATGCTTCCGGGGATCACGTCCGCCAGGTCGTCGTGGCGCGACACCCGGACCATGGCGATCAGGTCGTAGGTGCCGGTCACCGAGAAGACCTCGCTGACGCTGTCGAGCGCGGCGATCGACTCGGCGATCTCGGGGATGCGGTCCACGCTGGTCTTGATGAGCACGATCGCGGTGATCACGGCTGGCTTTCTCCCTCGGTCGCCGCGGCTGGAGCCTTCACTCTATCCCCACCCCGGTAGCGGCCCCAGGCGTAGAGGAAGCCGACGGAGAAGCCCACCACATGGGACAGATAGGCGATGCCGGGTCCCGGTCCGGCCGCTCGCGCCGCCAGCCACTGGAGCACGAACCAGAAGATCAGCACGATCCAGGCGGGGAAGCGCAGCGGCAGGAAGAAGAGGAAGGGGAAGAGGCTGGTCACACGGGAGCGCGGGAAGAGGAAGAGGAAGGCCCCGAGCACCCCGGAGATCGCCCCGGACGCCCCGACGAGCGTCTGCTCGCTGTTCGCGTGCGCCACCGCGTACCCGACGAGGGCGAGGTAGCCGGTGCCCAGGTAGAAGAGGGCGAACGCGACGGGGCCCATGCGCTCCTCGGCCATCGCGCCGAAGACGTAGAGGAACAGCATGTTCCCGAGCAGGTGGAGCCAGCTGCCGTGGACGAAGAGCGCGGTGAACGGCGTGAGCAGGGCGCGGGGTTCGCCGCTCATCAGCTCGGCGGGGACCACGCCCCAGCGGCGGAAGTACGTGCCCTGGGCCGCCAGGAGCGCGTCGCCCGTGCCGTACACCGGGTTGAGTCCGGAGACCGGGCTCAGCGCGAAGAGCAGACAGCAGGCGGCGATCAGGCCGTAGGTCACCGTGGGGCCGCCGCGCGTGCCCCGCCAGGCACCGAGAGCCGTCGCTCGCCAGTCGATCATGGACAGATCATGGCGTACCGGGGTCGAACTGGACAGAGTGCCTCGCCGTGCTCCGGTGCACCGGCGAGGCCGTAGGGTAACGGGCAGTACAACCGCAGTTCGACGGCGCACCGCGGCTCCCGCACCTGGTACAGGCAACAGGAAGAAGGACGGCACGATGACGACGGTTCCCCTGCCGACCGCCGAGACCCGCTGGCGCTGCACGCTGTGCGGCAATCTGACCCGCTTCGACGTGACCCGCTCCTCCAAGGTCGTGGAGTACGTCCATCTGGACCTCGCGGGCGACCCGACGGTCGAGGAGCGGCAGGTGGTCAGTGAGACCATCGAGTCGGTCCGCTGCCGCTGGTGCAACGCGGTGGACCAGATCGAACTGGTGGACAGGCCGGGCGCCGCCTCCTGAGGGACGGCGCGGACGACATAGGGGTGACGGATCGTGGAGCAGCCCGCGCACGGTGGAGAGCCGGCCGGCGCGGCAGGTGACGCTGCCGAGACGCTCGACCACCCACTGACGGAAGGTGTACGTCGGAGGGTCGTCGCGCTGGTCGCGGACGCCTTCGGCGGGCTGACCGTCGCGGAGCTGCCGGCCCCCCTGCGGCAGTACGCCCGGTTCACCGCGAGCCGGCGGGCCAAGTTCGCCGGCAACGCGATGGCGGCCGCCCTGGAGAGCGACCCGCTCTTCCGACAGCGGATCGGCGAGCGCTTCAAGCAGTCCCAGCCCGAACTGGCCGGGGCCGTCGAGACGGGCACCCCGCCCGCCGCCGCCGACCCGGTCGACGTGGCCGCGGCCGCCTATGTGCTGCGCCCGGCCGGCTGGGTCAAGCTCGTGGCCGCCGCGGGCGAGGAGGCCCTGCGGGCGGACGCCGAGCGGGCCGACGAAGCCGGACGGCGCGAGCTGGAGCGGCTGCGCGAGGAGCTCGCCGCCGCCAAGGACCGCTCCCGCGGCGAGACGGAGCAGTTGCGCCACGATCTGGACGCCGCCCGCAAGGAAGCGGAATCGCTTCACCGCAAGCTGCGCAGCGCCCAGAGCGACGTGAAGCGCGGCGAGGCCGCGATGCGCCGCGCGCAGGGCGAGATCGATGCGGCGAAGGCGGAGGCCGCCGCCCAGGTGTCGGCCGCCGAGAGCGAGAGCCGGCGGCTCAAGGCCCGGCTCGGCGAGGTGGAAGCGGCCCTGGAGGCGAGCCGCAGGACCGCCCGTGAGGGCCGCTCCGTGGAGGACATGCGGCTGCGGCTGCTGCTCGACACGGTGCTGGACGCGGCCCAGGGGCTGCGCCGCGAACTGGCACTGCCGCCCGTGTCCGTACATCCGGCGGACACCGTGGACGCGGTGGAGCCGGGGCGGATGTCCCCGAAGGACATCGCGGCGCGGGCGCTCTCCGAGACCGATCCGGCGCTGCTCGACCAGTTGCTCGCGCTGCCTCAGGCCCATCTGGTCGTCGACGGCTACAACGTCACCAAGACCGGCTATCCGACGATGCCGCTGGAGAAGCAGCGGCTGCGGCTGCTCGGGAGCCTCTCGGCCCTCGCGGCCCGGTCGGGCGCCGAGGTCACCTGTGTCTTCGACGGGGCCGAGCTGGCGGCGCCGGTGCTGCTCGCGCCGCCGCGCGGGGTGCGGGTGCTCTTCTCCAAGCCCGGTGTCACGGCGGACGAGTTGATCCGGCAGCTGGTGCGGGCCGAGCCGCCGGGGCGCCCCGTGGTGGTGGTCTCCACCGACCGCGAGGTCGCCGACGGGGTCGCGAAGGCGGGTGCGCGGCCGGTGGCGTCCGCCTTGTTGCTGAAGCGGCTTTCGCGGCTCTCGTAGCCACCTCGTAACTCCTGGGCGTTTTGCCCGAATTCTGGATGGCGCACCGTCAAGTCGCCATCACTGCCCGTACGGTGTGTGTAAACAAAGTGCTGCGTGGGCAATATTTTTGCCAGTGGGATTTGAACTGATCACAACTTGGTCACTAGGGTCAGGCTTCGAACCTTCGCGCGGTCGATCACCCATCCGGGGTGACGGCGGAGGAACCGCCTGCCCCTCACGGGTCGGGCGGCTCTGAGGAAGAAGGAGCTCGCCTTCGTGGCGTCCCACCGTCGACCCAAGCAGCCGAGCCGTGCCCGTGTGACCGTGCTCACCGCGGCCGCGGCCGCCGCCGTCGCACTCTCCGCCCAGTCCGGAGCCCAGGCGGCCCCCAAGCCCAAGATCGACGAGGTCAAGTCGAAGGTCGACGAGCTCCACCACGAGGCCGAAGAGGCCACGGAGCAGTACAACCAGGCCGAGGAGCGCCGCGGCAAGCTCCAGGAGGAGATCAGCAACCTCCA
The sequence above is a segment of the Streptomyces sp. NBC_01255 genome. Coding sequences within it:
- the trpD gene encoding anthranilate phosphoribosyltransferase is translated as MSAATPAGGPTSAGRSWPVLLNGLLDGRDLAADDTAWAMDLIMRGEATDAQIAGFMVALRAKGETVAEITGLVRSMYEHANVIEVPGPAVDIVGTGGDGAKTVNISTMASIVAAGTGAKVVKHGNRAASSASGSSDVLEKLGINLHLTPQRVAEVAEEAGITICFAVKFHPALRHVAAARGQLGIRTTFNVLGPLTNPAKVRAQAVGVADARMAPIVAGVFAERGNSALVFRGDDGLDELTTTSTSRVWVVRGGTVTEERFDPRDVGIDLVPLEALRGADASFNADVARRLLAGETGPVRDAVLLNTAAALTALEPGEGTLVEQLRAGIAKGAEAIDSGAARRALERWIAASNA
- a CDS encoding aminotransferase class V-fold PLP-dependent enzyme, giving the protein MSAYPNAAVDTAAVETSVEVSGSESADPCCAAPLPVLGRDVTVPLVTGGEVTYAALDYAASAPALQRVWDDVAAYAPYYGSVHRGAGYLSQLSTDLFENSRVTVAEFLDCRPGDQVVFTRSTTDSLNLLARAVPAGCEVFVFETEHHASLLPWQDARVTYLNAPRTPAQAVETLERALADRDPYGPALVCVTGASNVTGELWPVKELAAAAHAHGARIVLDAAQLAPHHPVSVQELDVDWVAFSGHKLYAPFGSGVLAGRSDWLQDAEPYLAGGGASRTVARRADGGVDVEWHTTAARHEAGSPNVIGVYSIASACKALTEAGFDQLVAREQHLIDTVRAGLAEVPEVKVLSLFGDDAPRVGVISFVVEGWNSSHFAAALSAEYGIGVRDGLFCAHPLVRTLLGSDPQDPGECGAPEAAPGERSLNAIRVSFGAGTPDEHVERFVGAVKELVRDGAQWKYRTEDGRCVPDRG
- a CDS encoding Lrp/AsnC family transcriptional regulator; this encodes MITAIVLIKTSVDRIPEIAESIAALDSVSEVFSVTGTYDLIAMVRVSRHDDLADVIPGSISKIPGVEATDTHVAFRTYSQHDLEAAFAIGLES
- a CDS encoding rhomboid family intramembrane serine protease; amino-acid sequence: MIDWRATALGAWRGTRGGPTVTYGLIAACCLLFALSPVSGLNPVYGTGDALLAAQGTYFRRWGVVPAELMSGEPRALLTPFTALFVHGSWLHLLGNMLFLYVFGAMAEERMGPVAFALFYLGTGYLALVGYAVAHANSEQTLVGASGAISGVLGAFLFLFPRSRVTSLFPFLFFLPLRFPAWIVLIFWFVLQWLAARAAGPGPGIAYLSHVVGFSVGFLYAWGRYRGGDRVKAPAAATEGESQP
- a CDS encoding NYN domain-containing protein, producing the protein MEQPAHGGEPAGAAGDAAETLDHPLTEGVRRRVVALVADAFGGLTVAELPAPLRQYARFTASRRAKFAGNAMAAALESDPLFRQRIGERFKQSQPELAGAVETGTPPAAADPVDVAAAAYVLRPAGWVKLVAAAGEEALRADAERADEAGRRELERLREELAAAKDRSRGETEQLRHDLDAARKEAESLHRKLRSAQSDVKRGEAAMRRAQGEIDAAKAEAAAQVSAAESESRRLKARLGEVEAALEASRRTAREGRSVEDMRLRLLLDTVLDAAQGLRRELALPPVSVHPADTVDAVEPGRMSPKDIAARALSETDPALLDQLLALPQAHLVVDGYNVTKTGYPTMPLEKQRLRLLGSLSALAARSGAEVTCVFDGAELAAPVLLAPPRGVRVLFSKPGVTADELIRQLVRAEPPGRPVVVVSTDREVADGVAKAGARPVASALLLKRLSRLS